A section of the Candidatus Eremiobacterota bacterium genome encodes:
- a CDS encoding prepilin-type N-terminal cleavage/methylation domain-containing protein: MLRAAERGFTLLELLICMAILALVSASTLGAFAAVARNAATGSARELALMVGENALVRARAAIAYASSPAQDGAALIGDRSWGLVPGPSSYVAGAQLRAAAPCGAQAALLLKLPVATAYDAPSERFTVVVTYPRDPCRAASEGAIAPDNAATVTLAETLPPSVYPPGQVLRRTVAPPARM; this comes from the coding sequence TTGCTGCGAGCGGCCGAGCGCGGCTTCACGCTGCTCGAGCTGCTGATCTGCATGGCGATCCTCGCGCTCGTGAGCGCCTCGACGCTCGGCGCGTTCGCGGCGGTCGCGCGCAACGCGGCGACCGGCAGCGCGCGGGAGCTGGCGCTGATGGTCGGCGAGAACGCGCTGGTGCGCGCCCGTGCGGCGATCGCGTACGCGTCTTCACCGGCGCAGGACGGCGCCGCGCTGATCGGCGACCGCTCGTGGGGGCTCGTTCCGGGACCGAGCAGCTACGTCGCGGGCGCGCAGCTGCGCGCGGCCGCGCCGTGCGGCGCGCAAGCGGCGTTGCTGCTGAAGCTGCCGGTCGCGACGGCGTACGACGCGCCCAGCGAACGTTTCACCGTCGTCGTCACGTACCCGCGCGATCCGTGCCGCGCGGCGAGCGAGGGCGCGATCGCGCCCGACAACGCCGCGACGGTGACGCTCGCCGAAACGCTTCCGCCGTCGGTCTATCCGCCGGGCCAGGTGCTGCGGCGCACCGTCGCGCCGCCGGCGAGGATGTAG